The genomic region CTTCACCAGCGCGTGGATCGCCTGCTCTGTCACGGCTTCCCAGCCTTTGCCGCGATGCGACGCGGGCTTGCCCGGCTGCACGGTGAGCACCCTGTTGAGCATCAGCACACCCTGGTCGGCCCAGGGCGTGAGGTCTCCGTTGGACGGCGCGGGGACGTCGACGTCGGCCATCAGCTCGCGGTAGATGTTCGCCAGGCTGCGGGGAATCGGCCGGACGTCCGGCGCGACCGAGAAGCTCAAGCCCACCGGGTGTCCGGGGGTCGGGTAGGGGTCCTGGCCGACCACCAGCACCTTGACGTCTTCGAGCGGGCGCTGGAACGCCCGGAGGACGTGCTCGCCGGCTGGCAGGTAGGGTCGCCCGGCGGCGATCTCCGCCCGGAGGAACTCGCCCATCTTGCCCACCTGCGCGGCCACCGGTTCCAGCGCCTCGGCCCAGTCCGCCGCCATCAACTCATCCAACGTCTTCACCCGCCCAAGCATCCCAGCCCCGGCCGGCAGTTCGCACCCGGGGTGAGCGGCGATCGTCTAGAAGTGCCGGAGAGCGGAAGAGCCGGAGAGCCGGAGAGCCGGAGAGCCGGAGAGCGGAATCCGAAGAGCCGGAGAGCGGAAGAGCGGAATCCGAAGAGCCGGAGAGCGGAACCGGCCGCCCGAGTCGCGAGTGCGCGCCGAAGTCGTTCGCCCCGAGCCCGTGGTGGACATCGGCCGCGTCGTCACTGGTCTGCCTCGGCATCCGGAGCCGAGGTGCTGTTCCACCCCGGCGCGCGCCCAAGAGCCGGATCGGTGCCACCACGGGCTGACCTTGTGCACGGGGTGGTCATCGTGAGACGCGGGTGGTGGCGATGCCGTGCTCAAAGTCATCGTGGGAAGGGCTCCGGACGGACCTGCAGAACTTGGTCCGGGCTCACGCGTCCTGG from Kribbella flavida DSM 17836 harbors:
- a CDS encoding uracil-DNA glycosylase, translating into MLGRVKTLDELMAADWAEALEPVAAQVGKMGEFLRAEIAAGRPYLPAGEHVLRAFQRPLEDVKVLVVGQDPYPTPGHPVGLSFSVAPDVRPIPRSLANIYRELMADVDVPAPSNGDLTPWADQGVLMLNRVLTVQPGKPASHRGKGWEAVTEQAIHALVKRGGPLVAILWGRDAQTLKPMLGDVPSVESAHPSPMSADRGFFGSKPFSRVNALLVEQGGTPIDWRLP